The genomic stretch GGGGTTGAAGACAAAGGGGAATTCGGCAGTTACCGCCCCATAGTCAGGAGCAAGTTCAGGGAAGCGGATTGTCTCGGTCAGCGCCAACATTTTCTCTTCAAAACCGGGTTGATGAGAGAAATCCGAATACACAATCCGTGCATCGACTACTTCACCAGACGCAAGGATGGTAAATTTGATGCTGATTTTACCTGCGGAATGAGACCCCTGGAACCCCTCGCTGAAAAGGACATCGTCGTAGAGAGCCTTGTAGCTACCCGCGTGGAGTCTCATCACACAGCTAATTGATCGGAATGAACGACGATGTCGCTTATCAGCTGATGACCCGTCAGGCACGATCTCGTCCTCGGCATTCTGTAGTTTGCGACAGTCTGCCAAAGTCTTCGGCTTCTGAGCACATCCGAGCGGAAGGGTTCCATAGACCAGCACCAACGCAATGAGCATTGCGCTGCCTTTGGAGCGAATTCGTTCATTGGGGCCAGAAGACATGGGTGAAGCATAGCGTTTTGGCATTCCCGATCCACCCTTATACCGCGCTGACCCGCGGTGACCACACCCGAAGCCCCGGAGAATCGCATCCCTCTCCGGGGCGTCACCTTTTGGGAGTCAGAAAGCAGAAAACTGTTGTTCCGAAGGGATCACTGAACTGTGGCCGGGGAATCAAAGCGCCTAAACGTGCCAGGACTGAACCGGAGTGGAAACTCGACGACGGAATCTGAGTCTCCCGGCACCGGCGCAAACTTGATCCGGGGAATCCGCTTGATCAATTCAGTCTCGAATTCAGGGCAGTCTGAGAAATCAGAGCTTAGGATTGAAACGTCATGAACCAGACCAGTTGGGTCAATACTGAAAATTACACGGACCGAACCTGCTCGGACGTTGGGGTTCTCTCTCAGTAAGCGGTTATACAGAACCTTGAAACCCGAGTTGTATCGACGAACCGTCGCGGCAATCGTCTCTGGCGTACGATATCCCATTGGATCGAGCACCCGGTCAGGTAGCTGATCGTTTGGCCCGATGCTGGCCACGTCATCGATATAAAGACCGTTACCCAAATCCAATC from Chrysiogenia bacterium encodes the following:
- a CDS encoding TonB family protein, whose protein sequence is MDLGNGLYIDDVASIGPNDQLPDRVLDPMGYRTPETIAATVRRYNSGFKVLYNRLLRENPNVRAGSVRVIFSIDPTGLVHDVSILSSDFSDCPEFETELIKRIPRIKFAPVPGDSDSVVEFPLRFSPGTFRRFDSPATVQ